The following proteins are co-located in the Cardiocondyla obscurior isolate alpha-2009 linkage group LG12, Cobs3.1, whole genome shotgun sequence genome:
- the LOC139107346 gene encoding sex-lethal homolog isoform X2, whose amino-acid sequence MFAVPSWEAALSWGIQPQYQLLVDSVAQQQRQQQLQSQIVASNRASLSRGDLLRHQQARKMTDQRDQQQQQQPQNQFQQQSQQQQQQQGKNEEPKTNLIINYLPQNMNEKELYSLFVTIGPVESCRVMKDYKTGYSYGFGFVNYAKAEDAATAINTLNGLQVQNKRLKVSFARPSGEEIKETNLYVTNLPRNITESQIDELFSKFGNIVQKNILRDKLTGLPRGVAFVRFDKREEAQEAIAQLHGTIPEGGSEPLSVKIAEEHGKQKAAYYAGWQAGYNQSRGSSGVGGSGGGGGGVRARGIGGPGMGIGGGGGGGGGGGPGMLGRAGGFGPRGSGPHTGFLGGSGSGGGGGGGPGAMRMEKIHPHRFNPIGMGGGGGGYVQSHFW is encoded by the exons ATGTTCGCCGTCCCCTCCTGGGAGGCCGCTTTAAG TTGGGGTATACAGCCGCAGTACCAACTGTTGGTGGACTCGGTCGCGCAGCAGCAACGTCAGCAGCAACTGCAAAGTCAAATCGTCGCGTCGAATCGGGCATCGTTGTCGAGAGGTGATCTGCTGCGGCACCAACAAGCTCGCAAAATGACTGACCAGCGAgatcagcagcagcagcaacagccgCAGAATCAGTTCCAGCAGCAGTcccagcagcagcagcagcagcaaggGAAGAATGAGGAGCCGAAGACGAACCTGATCATCAACTATCTTCCTCAAAACATGAATGAAAAGGAGCTCTACAGCCTGTTCGTCACAATCGGTCCGGTTGAATCCTGCCGCGTCATGAAGGATTACAAG actGGCTACAGCTACGGCTTTGGCTTTGTCAACTACGCGAAAGCCGAGgacgcggcgacggcgataaACACGTTGAATGGTCTTCAGGTGCAAAATAAACGTCTAAAGGTTTCGTTCGCCCGGCCTTCTGGAGAGGAAATTAAAGAAACCAATCTTTACGTTACGAATTTACCCAG AAATATAACGGAAAGCCAGATCGACGAACTTTTCAGTAAATTTGGCAATATCGTGCAGAAGAATATTCTGAGGGATAAACTGACCGGTTTACCGAGAGGAGTAGCATTTGTTAG ATTCGATAAGAGAGAGGAGGCTCAGGAAGCTATCGCGCAGCTTCACGGTACAATACCGGAGGGTGGATCGGAGCCGCTCAGCGTAAAAATCGCGGAGGAACACGGAAAACAGAAGGCGGCGTATTACGCGGGCTGGCAGGCGGGATACAATCAAAGCCGCG GATCAAGCGGGGTCGGCGGCagcggtggtggcggcggcggtgtgCGAGCTCGAGGCATCGGAGGCCCTGGGATGGGAATCGgtggaggcggcggcggcggcggcggcggtggtccAGGGATGCTGGGTCGCGCGGGTGGTTTCGGACCACGTGGGAGTGGACCTCACACCGGCTTTCTCGGCGGaagcggcagcggcggcggcggcggtggcggtccAGGTGCCATGCGGATGGAGAAGATACACCCGCACCGGTTCAATCCGATCGGCATGGgaggcggtggcggtggtTACGTGCAGTCGCACTTCTGGTGA
- the LOC139107346 gene encoding sex-lethal homolog isoform X1 produces MILPSMVVSLDDTSWGIQPQYQLLVDSVAQQQRQQQLQSQIVASNRASLSRGDLLRHQQARKMTDQRDQQQQQQPQNQFQQQSQQQQQQQGKNEEPKTNLIINYLPQNMNEKELYSLFVTIGPVESCRVMKDYKTGYSYGFGFVNYAKAEDAATAINTLNGLQVQNKRLKVSFARPSGEEIKETNLYVTNLPRNITESQIDELFSKFGNIVQKNILRDKLTGLPRGVAFVRFDKREEAQEAIAQLHGTIPEGGSEPLSVKIAEEHGKQKAAYYAGWQAGYNQSRGSSGVGGSGGGGGGVRARGIGGPGMGIGGGGGGGGGGGPGMLGRAGGFGPRGSGPHTGFLGGSGSGGGGGGGPGAMRMEKIHPHRFNPIGMGGGGGGYVQSHFW; encoded by the exons ATGATCCTCCCGTCGATGGTCGTTTCGCTGGACGATACCAGTTGGGGTATACAGCCGCAGTACCAACTGTTGGTGGACTCGGTCGCGCAGCAGCAACGTCAGCAGCAACTGCAAAGTCAAATCGTCGCGTCGAATCGGGCATCGTTGTCGAGAGGTGATCTGCTGCGGCACCAACAAGCTCGCAAAATGACTGACCAGCGAgatcagcagcagcagcaacagccgCAGAATCAGTTCCAGCAGCAGTcccagcagcagcagcagcagcaaggGAAGAATGAGGAGCCGAAGACGAACCTGATCATCAACTATCTTCCTCAAAACATGAATGAAAAGGAGCTCTACAGCCTGTTCGTCACAATCGGTCCGGTTGAATCCTGCCGCGTCATGAAGGATTACAAG actGGCTACAGCTACGGCTTTGGCTTTGTCAACTACGCGAAAGCCGAGgacgcggcgacggcgataaACACGTTGAATGGTCTTCAGGTGCAAAATAAACGTCTAAAGGTTTCGTTCGCCCGGCCTTCTGGAGAGGAAATTAAAGAAACCAATCTTTACGTTACGAATTTACCCAG AAATATAACGGAAAGCCAGATCGACGAACTTTTCAGTAAATTTGGCAATATCGTGCAGAAGAATATTCTGAGGGATAAACTGACCGGTTTACCGAGAGGAGTAGCATTTGTTAG ATTCGATAAGAGAGAGGAGGCTCAGGAAGCTATCGCGCAGCTTCACGGTACAATACCGGAGGGTGGATCGGAGCCGCTCAGCGTAAAAATCGCGGAGGAACACGGAAAACAGAAGGCGGCGTATTACGCGGGCTGGCAGGCGGGATACAATCAAAGCCGCG GATCAAGCGGGGTCGGCGGCagcggtggtggcggcggcggtgtgCGAGCTCGAGGCATCGGAGGCCCTGGGATGGGAATCGgtggaggcggcggcggcggcggcggcggtggtccAGGGATGCTGGGTCGCGCGGGTGGTTTCGGACCACGTGGGAGTGGACCTCACACCGGCTTTCTCGGCGGaagcggcagcggcggcggcggcggtggcggtccAGGTGCCATGCGGATGGAGAAGATACACCCGCACCGGTTCAATCCGATCGGCATGGgaggcggtggcggtggtTACGTGCAGTCGCACTTCTGGTGA
- the LOC139107346 gene encoding sex-lethal homolog isoform X3, translated as MTDQRDQQQQQQPQNQFQQQSQQQQQQQGKNEEPKTNLIINYLPQNMNEKELYSLFVTIGPVESCRVMKDYKTGYSYGFGFVNYAKAEDAATAINTLNGLQVQNKRLKVSFARPSGEEIKETNLYVTNLPRNITESQIDELFSKFGNIVQKNILRDKLTGLPRGVAFVRFDKREEAQEAIAQLHGTIPEGGSEPLSVKIAEEHGKQKAAYYAGWQAGYNQSRGSSGVGGSGGGGGGVRARGIGGPGMGIGGGGGGGGGGGPGMLGRAGGFGPRGSGPHTGFLGGSGSGGGGGGGPGAMRMEKIHPHRFNPIGMGGGGGGYVQSHFW; from the exons ATGACTGACCAGCGAgatcagcagcagcagcaacagccgCAGAATCAGTTCCAGCAGCAGTcccagcagcagcagcagcagcaaggGAAGAATGAGGAGCCGAAGACGAACCTGATCATCAACTATCTTCCTCAAAACATGAATGAAAAGGAGCTCTACAGCCTGTTCGTCACAATCGGTCCGGTTGAATCCTGCCGCGTCATGAAGGATTACAAG actGGCTACAGCTACGGCTTTGGCTTTGTCAACTACGCGAAAGCCGAGgacgcggcgacggcgataaACACGTTGAATGGTCTTCAGGTGCAAAATAAACGTCTAAAGGTTTCGTTCGCCCGGCCTTCTGGAGAGGAAATTAAAGAAACCAATCTTTACGTTACGAATTTACCCAG AAATATAACGGAAAGCCAGATCGACGAACTTTTCAGTAAATTTGGCAATATCGTGCAGAAGAATATTCTGAGGGATAAACTGACCGGTTTACCGAGAGGAGTAGCATTTGTTAG ATTCGATAAGAGAGAGGAGGCTCAGGAAGCTATCGCGCAGCTTCACGGTACAATACCGGAGGGTGGATCGGAGCCGCTCAGCGTAAAAATCGCGGAGGAACACGGAAAACAGAAGGCGGCGTATTACGCGGGCTGGCAGGCGGGATACAATCAAAGCCGCG GATCAAGCGGGGTCGGCGGCagcggtggtggcggcggcggtgtgCGAGCTCGAGGCATCGGAGGCCCTGGGATGGGAATCGgtggaggcggcggcggcggcggcggcggtggtccAGGGATGCTGGGTCGCGCGGGTGGTTTCGGACCACGTGGGAGTGGACCTCACACCGGCTTTCTCGGCGGaagcggcagcggcggcggcggcggtggcggtccAGGTGCCATGCGGATGGAGAAGATACACCCGCACCGGTTCAATCCGATCGGCATGGgaggcggtggcggtggtTACGTGCAGTCGCACTTCTGGTGA
- the LOC139107346 gene encoding sex-lethal homolog isoform X6 — MILPSMVVSLDDTSWGIQPQYQLLVDSVAQQQRQQQLQSQIVASNRASLSRGDLLRHQQARKMTDQRDQQQQQQPQNQFQQQSQQQQQQQGKNEEPKTNLIINYLPQNMNEKELYSLFVTIGPVESCRVMKDYKTGYSYGFGFVNYAKAEDAATAINTLNGLQVQNKRLKVSFARPSGEEIKETNLYVTNLPRNITESQIDELFSKFGNIVQKNILRDKLTGLPRGVAFVRFDKREEAQEAIAQLHGTIPEGGSEPLSVKIAEEHGKQKAAYYAGWQAGYNQSRDAE, encoded by the exons ATGATCCTCCCGTCGATGGTCGTTTCGCTGGACGATACCAGTTGGGGTATACAGCCGCAGTACCAACTGTTGGTGGACTCGGTCGCGCAGCAGCAACGTCAGCAGCAACTGCAAAGTCAAATCGTCGCGTCGAATCGGGCATCGTTGTCGAGAGGTGATCTGCTGCGGCACCAACAAGCTCGCAAAATGACTGACCAGCGAgatcagcagcagcagcaacagccgCAGAATCAGTTCCAGCAGCAGTcccagcagcagcagcagcagcaaggGAAGAATGAGGAGCCGAAGACGAACCTGATCATCAACTATCTTCCTCAAAACATGAATGAAAAGGAGCTCTACAGCCTGTTCGTCACAATCGGTCCGGTTGAATCCTGCCGCGTCATGAAGGATTACAAG actGGCTACAGCTACGGCTTTGGCTTTGTCAACTACGCGAAAGCCGAGgacgcggcgacggcgataaACACGTTGAATGGTCTTCAGGTGCAAAATAAACGTCTAAAGGTTTCGTTCGCCCGGCCTTCTGGAGAGGAAATTAAAGAAACCAATCTTTACGTTACGAATTTACCCAG AAATATAACGGAAAGCCAGATCGACGAACTTTTCAGTAAATTTGGCAATATCGTGCAGAAGAATATTCTGAGGGATAAACTGACCGGTTTACCGAGAGGAGTAGCATTTGTTAG ATTCGATAAGAGAGAGGAGGCTCAGGAAGCTATCGCGCAGCTTCACGGTACAATACCGGAGGGTGGATCGGAGCCGCTCAGCGTAAAAATCGCGGAGGAACACGGAAAACAGAAGGCGGCGTATTACGCGGGCTGGCAGGCGGGATACAATCAAAGCCGCG ATGCCGAATGA
- the LOC139107346 gene encoding sex-lethal homolog isoform X4 — protein sequence MILPSMVVSLDDTSWGIQPQYQLLVDSVAQQQRQQQLQSQIVASNRASLSRGDLLRHQQARKMTDQRDQQQQQQPQNQFQQQSQQQQQQQGKNEEPKTNLIINYLPQNMNEKELYSLFVTIGPVESCRVMKDYKTGYSYGFGFVNYAKAEDAATAINTLNGLQVQNKRLKVSFARPSGEEIKETNLYVTNLPRNITESQIDELFSKFGNIVQKNILRDKLTGLPRGVAFVRFDKREEAQEAIAQLHGTIPEGGSEPLSVKIAEEHGKQKAAYYAGWQAGYNQSRDKMAASKSNHHDLTR from the exons ATGATCCTCCCGTCGATGGTCGTTTCGCTGGACGATACCAGTTGGGGTATACAGCCGCAGTACCAACTGTTGGTGGACTCGGTCGCGCAGCAGCAACGTCAGCAGCAACTGCAAAGTCAAATCGTCGCGTCGAATCGGGCATCGTTGTCGAGAGGTGATCTGCTGCGGCACCAACAAGCTCGCAAAATGACTGACCAGCGAgatcagcagcagcagcaacagccgCAGAATCAGTTCCAGCAGCAGTcccagcagcagcagcagcagcaaggGAAGAATGAGGAGCCGAAGACGAACCTGATCATCAACTATCTTCCTCAAAACATGAATGAAAAGGAGCTCTACAGCCTGTTCGTCACAATCGGTCCGGTTGAATCCTGCCGCGTCATGAAGGATTACAAG actGGCTACAGCTACGGCTTTGGCTTTGTCAACTACGCGAAAGCCGAGgacgcggcgacggcgataaACACGTTGAATGGTCTTCAGGTGCAAAATAAACGTCTAAAGGTTTCGTTCGCCCGGCCTTCTGGAGAGGAAATTAAAGAAACCAATCTTTACGTTACGAATTTACCCAG AAATATAACGGAAAGCCAGATCGACGAACTTTTCAGTAAATTTGGCAATATCGTGCAGAAGAATATTCTGAGGGATAAACTGACCGGTTTACCGAGAGGAGTAGCATTTGTTAG ATTCGATAAGAGAGAGGAGGCTCAGGAAGCTATCGCGCAGCTTCACGGTACAATACCGGAGGGTGGATCGGAGCCGCTCAGCGTAAAAATCGCGGAGGAACACGGAAAACAGAAGGCGGCGTATTACGCGGGCTGGCAGGCGGGATACAATCAAAGCCGCG ATAAGATGGCTGCATCTAAATCAAACCACCACGACTTAACGCGCTAG
- the LOC139107346 gene encoding sex-lethal homolog isoform X5: MILPSMVVSLDDTSWGIQPQYQLLVDSVAQQQRQQQLQSQIVASNRASLSRGDLLRHQQARKMTDQRDQQQQQQPQNQFQQQSQQQQQQQGKNEEPKTNLIINYLPQNMNEKELYSLFVTIGPVESCRVMKDYKTGYSYGFGFVNYAKAEDAATAINTLNGLQVQNKRLKVSFARPSGEEIKETNLYVTNLPRNITESQIDELFSKFGNIVQKNILRDKLTGLPRGVAFVRFDKREEAQEAIAQLHGTIPEGGSEPLSVKIAEEHGKQKAAYYAGWQAGYNQSRGIHSRSLK, encoded by the exons ATGATCCTCCCGTCGATGGTCGTTTCGCTGGACGATACCAGTTGGGGTATACAGCCGCAGTACCAACTGTTGGTGGACTCGGTCGCGCAGCAGCAACGTCAGCAGCAACTGCAAAGTCAAATCGTCGCGTCGAATCGGGCATCGTTGTCGAGAGGTGATCTGCTGCGGCACCAACAAGCTCGCAAAATGACTGACCAGCGAgatcagcagcagcagcaacagccgCAGAATCAGTTCCAGCAGCAGTcccagcagcagcagcagcagcaaggGAAGAATGAGGAGCCGAAGACGAACCTGATCATCAACTATCTTCCTCAAAACATGAATGAAAAGGAGCTCTACAGCCTGTTCGTCACAATCGGTCCGGTTGAATCCTGCCGCGTCATGAAGGATTACAAG actGGCTACAGCTACGGCTTTGGCTTTGTCAACTACGCGAAAGCCGAGgacgcggcgacggcgataaACACGTTGAATGGTCTTCAGGTGCAAAATAAACGTCTAAAGGTTTCGTTCGCCCGGCCTTCTGGAGAGGAAATTAAAGAAACCAATCTTTACGTTACGAATTTACCCAG AAATATAACGGAAAGCCAGATCGACGAACTTTTCAGTAAATTTGGCAATATCGTGCAGAAGAATATTCTGAGGGATAAACTGACCGGTTTACCGAGAGGAGTAGCATTTGTTAG ATTCGATAAGAGAGAGGAGGCTCAGGAAGCTATCGCGCAGCTTCACGGTACAATACCGGAGGGTGGATCGGAGCCGCTCAGCGTAAAAATCGCGGAGGAACACGGAAAACAGAAGGCGGCGTATTACGCGGGCTGGCAGGCGGGATACAATCAAAGCCGCG GAATTCACTCTCGTTCTCTCAAATGA